Proteins encoded by one window of Lathyrus oleraceus cultivar Zhongwan6 chromosome 1, CAAS_Psat_ZW6_1.0, whole genome shotgun sequence:
- the LOC127088339 gene encoding uncharacterized protein LOC127088339 — protein sequence MSVTMYAEMFEDMDAYSRQVEQCYVAKNSLKKVQEEMDQFRIGRKDQGMPGNQFRPRPKSFKGKQVHHARPNHPPQCQREGYMARDYPQNWNKMQGRNTGRVYTLDARKAKSNNALITGTCLINDHPCLVLFDYGETHSFVSIQCMKCLGLKAIPLPPPMVVTIAIDDVVNVVLGMDWLSANSVFIGCKEKLIIIPSSEATPKYVLTTILEGTVGMVIFLFEKKKAVLLVLTEEPSDNLNVTQIPIVCEFPEVFPEDVTSLPPEREVEFSIGRVVNQALHPTKCLTMGSSSVISEEEGW from the exons ATGTCAGTGACTATGTATGCTGAAATGTTTGAAGATATGGATGCTTATTCTCGACAGGTCGA GCAATGCTATGTGGCTAAGAACAGTTTGAAGAAAGTTCAAGAAGAAATGGATCAATTTAGGATAGGACGGAAGGACCAGGGAATGCCGGGTAACCAGTTTAGGCCTAGACCTAAATCTTTCAAAGGAAAACAAGTGCATCATGCAAGACCTAACCATCCTCCGCAATGTCAA AGGGAGGGATACATGGCTAGGGATTATCCTCAAAATTGGAATAAGATGCAAGGAAGGAACACTGGTCGAGTTTATACTTTGGATGCAAGGAAGGCTAAGAGCAACAATGCTTTGATTACTGGTACGTGTCTCATCAATGATCACCCTTGTTTGGTATTGTTTGATTATGGGGAAACACATTCTTTTGTATCAATTCAGTGTATGAAGTGTCTTGGCTTGAAAGCAATTCCTTTGCCTCCTCCTATGGTGGTTACTATCGCCATCGATGATGTG GTTAATGTGGTTTTGGGGATGGATTGGCTTTCCGCCAATTCAGTGTTTATTGGATGTAAAGAGAAGTTAATCATCATTCCATCTAGTGAAGCTACTCCAAAGTATGTATTAACTACTATCTTGGAAGGTACGGTTGGCATGGTTATTTTCTTATTTGAGAAGAAAAAGGCAGTTCTCTTGGTTCTCACCGAGGAACCTAGCGACAATCTAAATGTTACACAAATTCCTATAGTTTGTGAATTTCCAGAAGTTTTCCCTGAGGATGTCACTTCTCTTCCTCCTGAAAGGGAAGTTGAATTCTCTATTGGAAGAGTTGTTAACCAAGCACTTCATCCGACCAAGTGTCTCACCATGGGGAGCTCAAGTGTTATTAGTGAAGAAGAAGGATGGTAG